In a single window of the Streptomyces sp. CGMCC 4.7035 genome:
- a CDS encoding acyl-CoA dehydrogenase family protein codes for MTVTTSEALTKEAEDWPPPADPTALLSPLAPSIPPIAPIAEIPAIPAIPSAPSAPSEISKPSDWSPRPRNTGRPVADELARLLFEGADHDRTHGIWRRLISGRAFSYRPGLSPTERAALSYDRLRLLNSALDDPERFTADPHRLAALHEWIGPVDGGLTTLASIHYNLFLGSLVDHDNEGRDLSAFTSLHRTGTFLCTELEHGNDVAAMETVAVLDRTTGGFHLHTPTPGAQKFMPNTTLTGGPKSAVVAARLIVDGEDQGVFLFLTPLSDHTGHLPGVKVRGLPDRTGTPVDHALTSFDHLWLPREALLQADHGRLAHDGTLTSTLGNKRKRLLRSINRVTMGKLCMSAGTLGMARAALAIAVRYAHSRFIAGPRAGERIPVAAHRSHHSRLLDALATAYAMTFLHRAVVDRFATHTEENREEVERLAAIAKGWITWQARTITTECRERCGAQGLFPANGISDLSANIEGGITAEGDNLVIWVKAASEMVFGHRSAQPDALPPGDLTNLPFLRGLLAQAEAIWQSRARTALREGPSGDPLARWNATSEAALEMVSAHARLQAADAFATAAEQATDPETRRLLHSLCHLFLLRQIREHTGDLLAEGHLTPDQIRALPKTLDTVVADLAPHMMTLVNGFDFPAEMLSAIPIADGGSIVRMTAGQKFEPHHP; via the coding sequence ATGACTGTCACTACGTCCGAGGCGTTAACGAAGGAAGCGGAAGACTGGCCGCCCCCGGCGGACCCAACGGCCCTACTATCCCCACTTGCCCCATCAATCCCGCCGATCGCGCCGATCGCGGAGATCCCAGCAATCCCAGCAATCCCGTCGGCCCCGTCGGCCCCGTCGGAAATATCGAAACCGTCCGACTGGTCCCCGCGGCCCAGGAACACGGGACGCCCGGTCGCCGACGAACTGGCGCGCCTCCTCTTCGAGGGCGCCGACCATGACCGTACGCATGGCATCTGGCGCAGGCTGATCTCCGGCCGCGCGTTCTCGTACCGGCCGGGCCTGTCCCCCACCGAGCGGGCCGCACTCTCCTACGACCGCCTGCGCCTCCTGAACAGTGCCCTCGACGATCCGGAGCGGTTCACGGCCGACCCGCACCGACTGGCCGCACTGCACGAGTGGATCGGGCCGGTGGACGGAGGGCTGACCACTCTCGCGAGCATCCACTACAACCTGTTCCTCGGCAGCCTCGTCGACCACGACAACGAGGGCCGCGACCTGTCGGCCTTCACGTCGCTCCACCGCACAGGAACGTTTCTGTGCACGGAGCTGGAGCACGGCAACGACGTGGCGGCGATGGAAACCGTAGCGGTCCTCGACCGTACGACCGGCGGCTTCCACCTGCACACGCCGACGCCCGGCGCACAGAAGTTCATGCCCAACACCACCCTGACCGGCGGCCCCAAGAGCGCGGTGGTGGCGGCCCGGCTCATCGTGGACGGCGAGGACCAGGGCGTCTTCCTCTTCCTCACCCCGCTCAGCGACCACACGGGGCACCTGCCGGGAGTGAAGGTCCGCGGGCTGCCCGACCGCACGGGCACCCCGGTCGACCACGCCCTCACCTCCTTCGACCACCTATGGCTGCCGCGCGAGGCGCTCCTTCAGGCCGACCACGGCCGCCTCGCCCACGACGGCACGCTGACGAGCACCCTGGGCAACAAGCGCAAGCGGCTCCTGCGCTCCATCAACCGCGTCACCATGGGCAAGCTCTGCATGAGCGCCGGCACCCTGGGCATGGCCCGCGCCGCGCTCGCCATCGCGGTCCGCTACGCCCACAGCCGCTTCATCGCCGGCCCCAGGGCGGGCGAGCGCATCCCCGTCGCCGCGCACCGCAGCCACCACAGCCGTTTGCTGGACGCACTGGCGACGGCGTACGCGATGACGTTCCTGCACCGCGCGGTCGTGGACCGGTTCGCCACGCACACCGAGGAGAACCGTGAGGAGGTCGAGCGACTCGCGGCGATCGCCAAGGGCTGGATCACCTGGCAGGCGCGGACGATCACCACCGAGTGCCGCGAACGCTGCGGGGCGCAGGGCCTGTTCCCCGCCAACGGCATCTCCGACCTGTCGGCGAACATCGAGGGCGGCATCACCGCCGAGGGCGACAACCTGGTGATCTGGGTGAAGGCCGCCTCGGAGATGGTCTTCGGCCACCGGTCGGCACAGCCGGACGCGCTACCGCCCGGAGACCTCACAAACCTCCCCTTCCTCCGCGGCCTGCTCGCCCAGGCGGAGGCGATCTGGCAGTCACGCGCCCGCACGGCCCTGCGCGAGGGCCCCTCCGGCGACCCGCTCGCCCGCTGGAACGCCACGTCGGAGGCCGCCCTGGAGATGGTCTCGGCCCACGCCCGCCTACAGGCCGCGGACGCGTTCGCCACGGCAGCCGAACAGGCGACGGACCCGGAAACCCGCCGCCTCCTCCACTCCCTGTGCCACCTGTTCCTGCTCCGCCAGATCCGCGAGCACACCGGGGACCTGCTCGCCGAGGGTCATCTGACACCGGACCAGATACGCGCGCTGCCGAAGACACTGGACACGGTCGTCGCCGACCTCGCGCCACACATGATGACGCTGGTGAACGGGTTCGACTTCCCGGCGGAGATGCTGTCCGCGATCCCGATCGCCGACGGAGGGTCGATCGTGCGGATGACGGCGGGGCAGAAGTTCGAGCCTCACCACCCCTGA